AGAAATTTTTTACCAAATTTGTAATAAAAGTATCGTCGGATTTTATCGGACAATAACATGAAATACAAAATATCGtggatttattcaaaaaaaaaaaaatcaacagtaTATTCAAATATATTTTCCATCCAGATCTCCTCCCTTTACTCCATTCACAGCCTCCTTCTTGAAACCTCAAGTCCCCAAATCCTCCTCCCTCTCTTAAAACCCCTAAAAATCTGTCTGCATAGTAATTTTGAAGTTCAATAAATATGGAAAATATCATAAGTATTTTTAACCATTATTATTCATTTATGAGTTAACATTCAATTTGATTCTAACAAATTTTATATCgatttttaattctaaacaaatttttattcgttaatttttttttagaattaatccTATAAAAAGATTAGTTACTCTGTTGCTTTCAATCAAAGTTTTAACATGTAtattaaacaaataattaataaattttattatgagtATTTAAGTATTTTCGTTTTATTTATTGTATCCATAACCGGATCATTAAGGAATATTAAAATCCATTTTTGAGGGagactaaaaaaataaagaagaaagaaagaaaaagaaaaaacatgaaaaaaaaaataactaacgaGTTGAAATAAATGTTACGTATCTCCATCATAGTATTATGTTAAATAAACGATTAAGCTACTTCATTATTATGCATGAGTTTATTTCTTAGGAATATCATTATTTTAGAgccatttataaatattatattcatcaATATTATATGTGATCATTACTAGTAAATTCTGTCCCCCTCAATCCTCATAGATCATTGCTAGTAAAATTTTCATATGAAGCTTTAATctgcaataaattaatttttgaatagtGAAAAAAAACGATAatactaaaagataaaaaataattaaaatttattttatttaatatttattatttattttttattgttaaatatttccgaaaaaaaaatgtgattgtttTTTATAGTCCGATCAATGTGGGCGCTCTCTCCCCTAGTTATTACTCTTAAAATTTGTTTGGGttggatatttaaaaaaaagaaaacgtatattattaaattttaatttttgtttgtgaATCTTATATTGCGTACACGACTATATATTAagaattgaaatataaaatattttggttttaacaaattaaaacatGAGGTTATGGCACGGGGGTTTTAGTTAAGGACACCTGGAATAAGATAGACACTTGGTATTATTTTGCAGAGTTTACAATTGTTGGTGAAACAGATTAACAatgattatatttatatatagtttgAAATTCTAGGCTTTGCATGCATTTTTAATTTCTTGGGTCTACCATTGCCTaccaaatattataaattttaacccTGCTTGAGATAGAACAGTAGGCACGCCCAACAATCATACAATATTGAAGGCGAACAATAATTCAATATCGTACCCTCatcattattaatatatatatatagtagagctaggtgaagaagatgaagtatggttttggtcccgAAAGTTTTTAACCAGAATCGAAATTGTCCAttatctaattttcgatttagaattaCTCTTAACAtgtttttcgtattaaaatcgtcattttaaataaaatttttaatttaattcttaaactacccctattttaataaaaaaataaaatttttaaaaaaaataaaaaaacgcaTTTTGGAGGAGGGGGCAAAGGAAACGCGATGGGGGTGGGGGAAAGAAACACGTTGGGGGTGGGGGGAAAGGAACACTACAAGACTTTTGTTTATTTGTGGcagttttttttcttatttgtggaggtttataacctCCACCAATTGGTCTGTGGGGTTCctaaaacccccaaaatttgaggtgccacgaggacttttgtgggggtttttaaaaacctccacaatctattCAGTGAGAGTTTTGTATGTGTTTAGTGAGGGTTTTATATTAAACTTTTGTGGCAattttaaatcacttttgtggcaatttaaaacccccacaaattaattttcaatttaacaaaaattaactattttgtgagattttcaaaCCCCCACAAATcctgtaattaattatttatttttaatttcaaatcattcattaatctcatcttATTTATATactctcaaattaaaaatttattttttaatatcaaaatttaaaaactaaatcttttataacaCAATTTTTCAATATAAGACATAATTGCATATGGTATTGTTTTACACAACTATTACTGTTTttcttaaaaaagtaaaaatattcaaTATTTCAATATCATCTAATTACAAAAAAATCTCAAGTATTTGTCCTCGGATGTCCGTTGCTATCACCAACTGATCTTCTAGCATCAAAGGGAGTAGTAGGCTCACTTTCAGCATCATTAGCCTATATATAAACATAAGATGTTATTAGTAATTTTAGTAAAGTTAAGCATCAAAATAATTCGATATAAAATTCTTACAACTCAATTTTAAAGAGCATCTAAACCTAGTGTAAAAAAACAGAAAACTGCAGCTGTACAATTGAAGAGGCAGAAACATGCGGATATGCTTAGTTGCTTACTACAAAATGATATTATTATCCTAAAACAGGATCAGAGACAACTTGCACTAATTTATGACCAAATTGATATAATTAAGTAACTGCCTAATAACTAATTATTACAAAATGTATTGGTGTTCATGGGTTCAGCCGAATTCAATAAAATATGGTTATCTTTTTGTGAGGCTGATTTGTTTTGGGAAAATGAATGATATATGACTATAGCTTCTTCTTGCAAAACGCAGCAGCAGAATAGTTTCCCATGTTTAATGGACAACAACCACTAACAGAAAGCAAGAATATTGTGATGTCCTTGTTCTTAACTATTCTCAGCCTAATTTTTGGCATCTAGAGTCGTGAGTTACCACTAATAATGAAACAAGTTGGTAAAATAATGTAACAACTTTAACATAACACTCCCTTTTCTATAATTAGAATTGATGATATGAACATATTCAATTTCAATAATTAGACTCCACTATTAATGAGTATTACTCCATCTAAACTTATATTCCTAACAAATGAATTTATTATAAAGTTATCTCGCGGGCAGAAAAGAAGCCAACAAGTACTTCGGGAATTCCTCCTTACTTCATCATTAGATATGCTTTCATCATATCAAATGATTGCTGTAACTTAGACTCTAGACTAATGACCTTTTGCTGTGAATTATGTAAGTCAAACTCCAAATTATTGATCTTTTCCTGTAAAATTGCAGCAGTAGTAGGCGAAGAAGATACAGCTGAATTAGTGGAGATGGTCATCCCATTAAGCTGGCTTCTCACATTCCTAAAGGTATTTGTAGGCGCTGCTCCCATGCCCATGCAACGAACTCTCCCAGAGTGTTCAGGACCCAAAACTTTACCAACAGCATCATTAGGGGACACCTCAAATTGTGTATTTGACTGTGTCATATTCAGCTCAATTTGTTCCTATTTAAAAGTAGTAAATAGAAACTATTCAATTTAAAAGTAGCAACACATGTAATCAATGGCATTGCAGATTATGATTATTCTAATGTTCCTAGACCATTATcacaactaaaaatttaaaatgaaaagtgCTTGCAAGTGAAGTGAACCACTTTCGTATAATCATTATATATCTCAATCCACAAGCAACTACACTCAAATCCCATTTTCACATGATCACatacaaataaaataagataagatagcaaAGGTTTACAAAACACTTACCACTATAGTTAATGCTTTGTTATTTACAAAAGACCCATCCTTCCTCTTATGTGTTTCAATGTACATCATTCCTCTACTAGGCTTCTTTCCCGTTTCCAAGTACTAAAAAAGAAGGAATAAAGAGTTAAACAATTAACATATATAATACAAGTAAAATCACACATGTACCAAGTGTGTGTATATATACCATCTCATGTCGCCTCCGAGAGTTGGATTTAGATCCACAAGTGTGAGGAATGGTTTGCTTGCTTCGATTTTCCTTATTTTTCATGCAAAGctcctaaaaataaatataataacttcaattaataattttttttaattaaagtacaACAATAACTAAATGAATTGTTTAGTGTCTTACAACTGTAGACGGTTTTAGTCGATAATTGACAAAGCAAGCCCATTGATCTCTTGGAACATCATCAGGCACATTGTTCACCAATGCTTCTCTTCTCATGGTTGGATCATAGAACTCATTCCACAATCTTTGCCTATATGTTGCCCACTTCTTTGCAATACTTTGAATGCAATACCTGTAGGCAATCTTTTCTGTGCTTGTAAAATGGAAGTGGGGcttcaaacaaacaaacaattaattaattaattaattaattaattacttgaactaatagAAGTTTCAAATAAAACGGATTTTACCTTTATCATTGTATCAAAGCACTCATCCTTGAAAGACTTAGGCATGCCACCATTTTCTTGTCCTGACCACTTTTCAAAGCTAATTGGAAAGATACGTGCATTAGTTGCTAATATACCACAATAGCCAGCAAGTAAACCTTGTGCTTCGCCATATGCCGCACCCTCTTCGTCAACCTCTACAATTACACGATCTCCTCTAGGTAAGTTGCAAACATCCTTGACTTTGATCTTAGCCTTCTTCTTCACATTTGTAGAgtcttaagaaaaataaaaatgatttaaaTGATAACAATGTATAATATTTGTTACAAATAGAAGCAGTGATTGGAAAAAGACATTAGAACCATGGGATATGGGAGAAATTAATACAGGAAacaagtaattaaaaaaataaataaactaaaagaaCAGTGTTATAATAATCTAGCTAGTAACTGACTCTTCAAGTTCACCGAAGCATATATACATACTGCTACAATGCTGCTACAATCCCATTGTTTTccataatatataaatatcaaataatggccaaaagaaaaaataaaataaaataaaaaaagacatcATCATAATCTGAGGCGTGAGTGAGTGGTAAGTGAAATTTTTTGGTGAAATTGGGAGGTTTACATCTCAAAAAGAGGCAGTTATCATCATTTACCATTTTAAGTTATgagaattttttaaagtttttctatctattaaaattaatattgtgAATCAGTTGCCTCTACACTAGTTATGCAATATAAATTAATACCAATTATCTCTACATTCCAAGCAGATGAAGACTTTGAGTTAGAACAACGTGTGGCTCCATCAGATGAAATGGAATTTGCAACGACTTGAGAAGGAGCTTTAGAAGGAGCCTCACTAGCCTCTACACTAGTGGTATCTTCAGATGCTGCTGGTGCTGGAGGTTGAAGTGAACGAGAAGCATTGTTGTTTTCCCTCTCATCTACAAACTTCAATGGATTTTTTATGCGTTTTCCCCTTGGCATGACTGCATATTAACAAACACAAAACTGTTAAGCACACAAAAGATAATTAGACATTATACTAACTTGTTACGAGAGACATAAAAATCATGAGTCTCCATTGATTCTTACTCATTTCTtaacttgttacaaaaaattGTTATTAAGCTACAAGTTTTTTATGAATAAAGTTACAAAATTGACAAATGTTACAAATTCTCTATCAGAATTGAGAATAGTAAAAGATCCTCTACATTTTAAGTTTGAGCATAAGTATAAATCAGCATATAAGAATTGTGACAGCAAAGCAGCTACACAACCTGCTCAAAATTTATATATCAAGCAGATAATATTCACAtttaattcacaaaaatgcatgtCAATATCCAATATTAAAATACTCTTGTACCTTTATGAATAAGACTAGTCTGTTATTACACAAGCATGACAGTAAAGTCAGCAAAAATAATCAAGTGCTTCATTATAGTTAGAACAATTAACTCcctttatttactaattattaaGCATCAGGTCTTTAAGTTAATATAGATCCATACAAAAGAACAAGTCATTCAAATAGATAAATAGACGTAGACAAGTACAAGATTATTTATTATCCCTTCATTACTAAAGAATGCACAAGATAAATCCTTTCCATAATTCCTGGACATTCAAGTAGAGATCTTTTTTAGCACTATAGAAAATATGTTCATGGACTTGAAAAAACAAATTTCATACGACAAGTAGAGATCAAAAGATAGTTATATAATTAGATAGAGATATCTATATAGATTAAAGGTGACAAGTACATATGTTAGAAACTTTAAAGTTTTGAACTTAATATGTTAAACGATTCATTTTATTACattaattgacaagaaattaaTTAGATAGTAACTTACATCAAGTCTATGATCCTGTTCTTGAGGTCGAGAAGAATCCTGCGAATAACAAAGTAGTCGTCTCAGTTTCAAGGCAGATAAAACAAGTGACAGAATCCAATTAAAGTAGCTgatatgaaaatataattttttaaaaacttaattaagaaTTTCTATGCTATTCAGCATCAATCAAATGATGATGTCCATATTGAGTGGGAAACATAATCCAGTTGGGACATGACATATAAACCAAAAATAAGGAACAAAAGAGCTTGAAATAAAAAGCTGTTTTTGTTGAAGCAATTTTCAACTTTAACTCAATTGAAATGAATCATAATAAATCAGTATCACTGAACTCTTTAGCAAAACTAATTACTACAAGATATGAAAGGAAAAAACACATCAAAAGGCAGCTTCAAACCTTATAAAGgaaaatatatgaataatggAAACTGAAAAGCAACTAGTCATTTAGCTCTTGCACTTTAATTGGTATTTGCAAGTTCTTTtacggaaaaaaaaaatcattactaTTTGGTAAAATATATTCAGGGAATTTCTCTTATACTCTGCTTTgtataaattaaaagagattcagtttaatttttttatcctttcaaaattatatatgttaatatatatTTGAAGCTAAGTGATTTATTGAATATTCACTTTGTGATGGATTCTATTAGGCAAGAAGAGAAGTTAGGTTGCAATGGCTTCTCCAAACATTAACAACAATAATGCTTTAGAAGGAGAAACAAAACCTAAGATTCAGGAAATATTGATTAACATTCCAGAAACATTTTGAACTATTGGTTTTTGATGAATGTCGCATTTACAAGGTTCCTTCTCATCCATTCAAGTTGAATGAGGAAGCTTACACACCAAAGTTCATCTCAATAGGCCCTTTTCACAGCAAAGATTCAAAACTGAGACAAGAGAATCAGAAACAAAGGTACTTCCATGCTTTCTATAAGCGACTAAATAACTCACAGGCTTCAACTTTGAAGAGATACAGAACAATCTATCTTGAACACGAAAGGAAAACTATAAGAGACTCTTATTCAGAGCTTGTTAATAGAGAAGAGATATCAACAAATAAATAGCGAAGAAGAAGTACCTGCGGAAGCTCGAAGGAGAAATATGGAGGGAAAGAAGGTTGCGTCGAAGAATTTTGGGACCGAACAGATCTGAAAACGCGTTAACAGAGGAGGTGACTCGATCTAGAAACGTTCTACCACGGCAACGGCGGCAGCAACAACAATGGCAGTGGTGACAGAAACGGCGGCAGCAACAACGGCGGTGGAAACTCCACTGTGGCAGCAATAACCGTATAGAAGAACAGATCTGAAAACGTGTTGATAGAAGAGGTGGCTCGAGAAGCTCTCTACCGCAATGGACACGGCATGGTGACGGTGACGGTGACGGTGCCGGCGGCGGAAAGGCAGCAGAAATGACGGCGAAAATGGCGGTGGAAGGGTTCTCTCCCACCTAACTCACTCTCACATAGTAGCTAACTCAGTCTCATTTTGAAAAATTGGGAAATTAGGTTTtgtttcaaaacttaattttaattaattattagtggaGGTTTTTTAAATTGCCATAAATAAAATGTATTGTGGAGGTTTTTAGAAACCTTTACTAAAATACTCCCACAAACAAATATTAATCTTGTAGTGGAAACGCGGGAGGGAGGGGAGGAGTCCATAGCCGCCGCCACCATCGGCCGGTCCGTCCACGAGCCGTTGCCGAAACCACGACCAGAGGAAGACGTCGCCGCCTTCCCTTCATGTATCTTTCTGCCGCCACCGTGGAGTGCGTCGCCGGGAAGGGATTGCCCGAGCTGCCGATCTACCCAGCCGTGGAGTGTATCGCCGCCGTTCATGTATGCTCCTGTCGCCGCCGTTCATGCATGCTCCTGTCACCGCCGATCTACCCAGCCGCCGTCACTCTTTgccttctgcatctgcttctttgTGCTTTGAATTTCTGATGATTTGGCTTTGTGTTGGATTTGTTGATTTATTACTTTTTGTTTctgtttgtgttaaatttgtgttGGATTTGTTGATTTTCTGCTTTCTGTTTCTACTTTTCTTGTGAAAATGGAGGTGGAGGtgaggggtggggggaagggaagacggggagggggaggggacgcgGGGTGGGGTTTGGGGTGGGGGAAAGGGGAGGcagggagggggaaggggaaggggaaaggggggagggaGACGGCAGCGgcgttggtggtggtgttggtggtgttggcggtggtgttggtggaggttatggcggtggtggtggtggaggtaaTTGTGTTGATAGTGGTGatggtatttttgtccaaaaaaaaaagaacgattttaatacgaaaaaaaacgttaaggatgattctaaatcaataattaaatgagggacgatttcgattctcaCTGAaaatttttggaccaaaaccatacttaacCCTTGTAATAACTGTATGCATGTAATT
This region of Arachis hypogaea cultivar Tifrunner chromosome 8, arahy.Tifrunner.gnm2.J5K5, whole genome shotgun sequence genomic DNA includes:
- the LOC112707572 gene encoding uncharacterized protein isoform X1 produces the protein MPRGKRIKNPLKFVDERENNNASRSLQPPAPAASEDTTSVEASEAPSKAPSQVVANSISSDGATRCSNSKSSSAWNVEIIDSTNVKKKAKIKVKDVCNLPRGDRVIVEVDEEGAAYGEAQGLLAGYCGILATNARIFPISFEKWSGQENGGMPKSFKDECFDTMIKPHFHFTSTEKIAYRYCIQSIAKKWATYRQRLWNEFYDPTMRREALVNNVPDDVPRDQWACFVNYRLKPSTVELCMKNKENRSKQTIPHTCGSKSNSRRRHEMYLETGKKPSRGMMYIETHKRKDGSFVNNKALTIVEQIELNMTQSNTQFEVSPNDAVGKVLGPEHSGRVRCMGMGAAPTNTFRNVRSQLNGMTISTNSAVSSSPTTAAILQEKINNLEFDLHNSQQKVISLESKLQQSFDMMKAYLMMKLMMLKVSLLLPLMLEDQLVIATDIRGQILEIFL
- the LOC112707572 gene encoding uncharacterized protein isoform X2, which gives rise to MPRGKRIKNPLKFVDERENNNASRSLQPPAPAASEDTTSVEASEAPSKAPSQVVANSISSDGATRCSNSKSSSAWNVEIIDSTNVKKKAKIKVKDVCNLPRGDRVIVEVDEEGAAYGEAQGLLAGYCGILATNARIFPISFEKWSGQENGGMPKSFKDECFDTMIKPHFHFTSTEKIAYRYCIQSIAKKWATYRQRLWNEFYDPTMRREALVNNVPDDVPRDQWACFVNYRLKPSTVELCMKNKENRSKQTIPHTCGSKSNSRRRHEMYLETGKKPSRGMMYIETHKRKDGSFVNNKALTIVEQIELNMTQSNTQFEVSPNDAVGKVLGPEHSGRVRCMGMGAAPTNTFRNVRSQLNGMTISTNSAVSSSPTTAAILQEKINNLEFDLHNSQQKANDAESEPTTPFDARRSVGDSNGHPRTNT
- the LOC112707572 gene encoding uncharacterized protein isoform X3, giving the protein MPRGKRIKNPLKFVDERENNNASRSLQPPAPAASEDTTSVEASEAPSKAPSQVVANSISSDGATRCSNSKSSSAWNVEIIDSTNVKKKAKIKVKDVCNLPRGDRVIVEVDEEGAAYGEAQGLLAGYCGILATNARIFPISFEKWSGQENGGMPKSFKDECFDTMIKPHFHFTSTEKIAYRYCIQSIAKKWATYRQRLWNEFYDPTMRREALVNNVPDDVPRDQWACFVNYRLKPSTVELCMKNKENRSKQTIPHTCGSKSNSRRRHEMYLETGKKPSRGMMYIETHKRKDGSFVNNKALTIVEQIELNMTQSNTQFEVSPNDAVGKVLGPEHSGRVRCMGMGAAPTNTFRNVRSQLNGMTISTNSAANDAESEPTTPFDARRSVGDSNGHPRTNT